Proteins encoded by one window of Alphaproteobacteria bacterium:
- a CDS encoding class I SAM-dependent methyltransferase codes for MSRLDSFIRRMEAQRACLDAAATLITEEAVAGPVLELGLGNGRTYDHLRERLPDREIFVFERKVAAHPDCVPDDAHLFLGAIDETLPQAERRLGRSAALAHSDLGTGDAAANAVLARLIGPALARLVRPGGVIVSDQALDVAGWSDLPLPAGVRPGRYHLYRAV; via the coding sequence GTGAGCCGGCTGGACAGTTTCATCCGCCGCATGGAGGCGCAGCGCGCCTGCCTCGATGCGGCGGCGACCCTGATAACCGAGGAAGCCGTGGCGGGCCCGGTTCTGGAGCTCGGTCTTGGCAATGGCCGCACCTACGACCATCTGCGCGAGCGCTTGCCGGACCGCGAGATTTTCGTGTTCGAACGCAAGGTAGCGGCGCACCCCGATTGCGTTCCCGACGACGCGCATCTCTTTCTCGGCGCCATTGACGAAACCCTGCCGCAGGCAGAGCGGCGGCTTGGCCGCAGCGCCGCCCTGGCGCACAGCGATCTGGGCACCGGCGATGCGGCGGCCAATGCGGTGCTGGCCCGCCTGATTGGCCCGGCCCTGGCCCGGCTGGTGCGGCCCGGCGGTGTCATTGTCAGCGACCAGGCGCTCGACGTGGCGGGCTGGTCTGACCTGCCCCTGCCGGCGGGCGTCAGGCCGGGGCGCTATCACCTGTACCGGGCGGTCTGA
- a CDS encoding class I SAM-dependent methyltransferase, with the protein MADASLTTQRDPLAAWRKLDAVSRMIARLTSQKAALTAAAERLVGIDGMVLEVGLGKGRTWDLLGHLLPERRRLALDREVHAPAALRPAADQLMLGELSELLPRLARDMPGQVALAHVDCGGEGRAADAAFDAWLPAALHPLLAAGAVVAQDRPRGHPRWRALPAPAGMTVFPYYLYRKDAT; encoded by the coding sequence GTGGCGGACGCGTCGCTGACGACGCAGCGCGACCCGCTGGCGGCGTGGCGCAAACTGGACGCGGTGAGCCGGATGATCGCCCGCCTGACCAGCCAGAAAGCAGCACTGACGGCGGCGGCGGAGAGGCTGGTTGGAATCGACGGCATGGTCCTGGAGGTGGGGCTCGGCAAGGGGCGGACCTGGGACCTGCTGGGCCATCTGCTGCCGGAGCGTCGACGGCTGGCGCTGGACCGCGAGGTGCATGCGCCGGCGGCGCTGCGGCCAGCGGCGGATCAACTGATGCTGGGCGAGTTGTCGGAGCTGCTGCCGCGGCTGGCGCGGGACATGCCGGGCCAGGTGGCGCTGGCCCATGTGGATTGCGGCGGCGAAGGCCGGGCGGCGGATGCGGCGTTCGATGCCTGGCTGCCGGCGGCGCTGCATCCGCTGCTGGCGGCGGGGGCGGTGGTGGCGCAGGACCGGCCGCGCGGTCACCCGCGCTGGCGGGCGCTGCCGGCGCCGGCGGGCATGACGGTGTTTCCTTATTATCTCTACCGAAAGGATGCGACATGA